In the Methanoregula sp. genome, one interval contains:
- a CDS encoding class I SAM-dependent methyltransferase: protein MRLDISPAGNYGPESPSRMAEGIALQRFAESMLPEDMRIFYDPYAVYFLNPALLAWGKTHPAEAKAMADEIEEAMPGWSNTIRARVRFFDEICENAPGEGFNQLVILGAGYDTRAYRIGTLKDRVRIFEIDRAETQARKTAILERVLGEPMSHVSFIPIDLGHEHCWQALEGAGWSPDQKTLFLLEGLVMYLPRPVVADLFSGLCQNAGAGSAVLFDFIPQSMADGSSEAEGGRKIRAYTILAGEPLQSGFEKDEIVPFLASHGFTGIQVIPSRDFGRMYYSGKNADRKISGLMTLAYATIPGPEQATGGDE, encoded by the coding sequence ATGAGATTGGATATATCACCCGCGGGAAATTATGGGCCCGAAAGCCCAAGCCGGATGGCGGAAGGAATTGCCCTGCAGCGGTTCGCTGAATCGATGCTGCCGGAAGATATGCGGATTTTTTACGATCCGTATGCAGTCTATTTCCTAAATCCCGCTCTGCTTGCCTGGGGAAAGACCCATCCCGCTGAAGCGAAAGCGATGGCAGATGAGATAGAAGAGGCTATGCCCGGGTGGAGCAACACCATCCGTGCCCGGGTCCGTTTTTTTGACGAAATTTGCGAGAATGCTCCGGGTGAAGGATTTAACCAGCTGGTGATCCTGGGTGCCGGGTATGATACCCGGGCGTACCGGATCGGGACGCTGAAGGACCGGGTCAGGATCTTCGAGATCGACCGGGCGGAGACGCAGGCAAGAAAAACTGCAATCCTTGAACGGGTTCTTGGCGAACCGATGTCTCATGTCTCATTTATCCCGATAGACCTCGGACATGAGCACTGCTGGCAGGCCCTGGAAGGGGCCGGCTGGTCTCCGGATCAAAAGACCCTTTTCCTTCTCGAAGGGCTCGTGATGTACCTTCCCCGCCCGGTAGTGGCGGACCTGTTTTCCGGCCTTTGCCAGAATGCCGGGGCAGGCAGTGCCGTGCTTTTTGATTTCATCCCGCAGTCAATGGCGGACGGGTCATCTGAGGCAGAGGGCGGCCGGAAGATCCGGGCCTATACCATCCTGGCTGGTGAGCCGCTCCAGTCGGGTTTTGAAAAGGACGAGATCGTACCTTTCCTCGCGAGCCATGGCTTTACCGGTATTCAGGTGATACCCTCCCGGGATTTCGGGAGGATGTACTACTCCGGAAAAAATGCGGACCGGAAGATATCCGGCCTCATGACGCTCGCATATGCAACGATTCCCGGGCCGGAACAGGCAACGGGCGGAGATGAATGA
- the mtrC gene encoding tetrahydromethanopterin S-methyltransferase subunit C yields MSIKVDINQIDPGIPHNRILITGIICSVAFLYCTYLNDLTNSDLFSFFGGLAALGALWWGSDTIKILNSYGLGTGVPSAGMIGFGAGVGGMLLSTCSGFFAPLVAVIVAMITGLVLGYLSNHVLNMNIPVMARSLMELAVVGALTLLGLTAMITGGFTFAGLVRGTDHLFLTGGVIFVVFILGAIALQHPWNAVLPTGKQDRMFMLALECGFLTLMMAAILSFVFLSAAAAGISLVIAVIGWGYTYSQYFALCRRDAASWLDTKPIPETGGHDP; encoded by the coding sequence ATGAGTATCAAAGTCGATATCAACCAGATCGACCCTGGCATCCCGCACAACCGGATCCTGATCACCGGTATAATCTGTTCCGTTGCATTCCTCTATTGTACGTATCTCAATGACCTGACGAACTCAGATCTCTTCTCATTTTTCGGGGGTCTTGCCGCACTTGGTGCACTGTGGTGGGGATCGGACACGATTAAGATCCTGAACAGTTACGGTCTTGGTACGGGTGTCCCGTCCGCGGGAATGATCGGATTCGGAGCGGGTGTGGGGGGGATGCTCCTCTCGACATGTTCCGGTTTTTTCGCCCCCCTGGTTGCCGTTATTGTGGCAATGATCACGGGTCTTGTACTCGGGTACCTCTCAAATCACGTCCTGAATATGAACATCCCTGTCATGGCCCGGTCCCTGATGGAGCTCGCCGTTGTCGGGGCGCTGACGCTTCTCGGCCTTACCGCAATGATCACCGGCGGTTTTACGTTTGCCGGCCTTGTTCGTGGCACGGATCACCTGTTTCTTACCGGCGGTGTTATTTTTGTTGTATTTATCCTGGGTGCAATTGCTCTCCAGCATCCCTGGAACGCGGTGCTGCCAACCGGTAAACAGGACCGGATGTTCATGCTTGCCCTGGAGTGCGGTTTTCTGACGCTGATGATGGCCGCAATCCTGTCCTTTGTATTCCTGAGTGCCGCTGCTGCGGGAATCTCTCTCGTAATTGCAGTAATTGGCTGGGGGTATACATACTCCCAATATTTTGCGCTGTGCAGGCGTGATGCCGCTTCATGGCTCGACACAAAACCGATCCCGGAGACTGGTGGGCATGATCCATGA
- a CDS encoding carboxylesterase/lipase family protein has translation MAGKIGWEKSRVAILILLAILFSLVLAAGCSQTAATPGIVKTDAGTISGITDNGITAYRGIPYAAPPTGNLRWKPPAEAKPWNGVMNATSFGAICPQNVSDNSSTGTKAQAMSEDCLYLNVWTPAKDPSEKLPVMVFIHGGAFIQGAGSLPLYDGSALAKRGVIVVTLNYRLGALGFLAHPALANESANNSSGNYGLQDQQAALKWVQRNIGAFGGDPSRVTVFGESAGATSILSHLSSPQGNGLFRQAIVESGPLWTNGSSLNIVSSRVQAEQDSMEFARTLGYTGPDAIRQMRALDAMTLVNATPHPKSAFWATHTLKFKPSVDGYILPFAPEDQFLNGKQNPVPLIIGTNADEGTTLAAQTGLNVPGYERYIRDRFGRYADEVLGAYPAKTEGEVQYQMERIMNDFDFAAAAEIIAGSNAGIGQETWLYRFSYEMPGQPMGTFHGSELYFVFRPAAMDPDPVSRNVSDRMMEYWTQFARSGSPDGGKNVTWPQYTPATGKYLDIGEFPVQKTGY, from the coding sequence ATGGCGGGTAAAATTGGGTGGGAGAAATCCCGTGTGGCTATACTGATCCTTTTGGCGATCCTCTTCAGTCTTGTTCTTGCTGCCGGATGCAGTCAGACTGCTGCAACGCCAGGAATCGTGAAAACCGATGCAGGCACAATCTCGGGAATAACGGATAATGGGATCACCGCATATCGGGGCATTCCCTACGCGGCTCCACCCACCGGAAACCTCCGGTGGAAACCCCCGGCAGAAGCAAAACCCTGGAACGGCGTGATGAACGCAACGTCCTTTGGGGCAATCTGTCCCCAGAACGTTTCAGACAATTCTTCAACGGGAACAAAAGCCCAAGCCATGAGCGAAGACTGTCTGTACCTGAATGTCTGGACACCGGCAAAGGATCCCTCAGAGAAACTGCCTGTTATGGTTTTCATCCATGGCGGGGCTTTCATCCAGGGGGCCGGCTCCCTCCCGCTGTACGATGGCAGCGCACTGGCAAAGAGAGGGGTGATCGTTGTCACGCTCAACTACCGGCTCGGAGCTCTTGGGTTCCTTGCCCACCCGGCGCTTGCCAACGAATCGGCCAATAACTCTTCGGGCAATTACGGTCTCCAGGACCAGCAGGCCGCCCTGAAATGGGTGCAGCGGAATATCGGGGCGTTTGGCGGTGATCCCTCCCGTGTAACTGTCTTCGGGGAATCGGCAGGGGCAACAAGCATCCTTTCCCACCTCTCAAGCCCGCAGGGTAACGGTCTCTTCCGGCAGGCCATTGTTGAGAGCGGGCCGCTCTGGACAAATGGCTCTTCTTTAAATATTGTCAGTTCCCGGGTTCAAGCCGAACAGGACAGCATGGAATTTGCCCGCACGCTGGGGTATACCGGGCCGGATGCGATCCGGCAGATGCGTGCACTGGACGCGATGACTCTTGTCAATGCAACACCCCATCCCAAATCAGCGTTCTGGGCCACCCACACCCTGAAGTTCAAGCCATCGGTTGACGGGTATATCCTTCCTTTTGCTCCTGAGGACCAATTCCTGAACGGAAAGCAGAACCCGGTCCCGCTCATTATCGGGACCAATGCCGATGAAGGAACAACGCTTGCAGCACAGACGGGTTTGAATGTCCCGGGGTACGAACGCTATATCCGGGACCGGTTCGGGAGGTATGCCGATGAAGTTCTTGGAGCGTACCCGGCAAAAACAGAAGGAGAGGTCCAGTACCAGATGGAACGGATTATGAACGACTTTGACTTTGCAGCAGCAGCAGAGATCATTGCCGGATCGAACGCCGGGATTGGCCAGGAAACCTGGTTGTACCGGTTCTCGTACGAGATGCCCGGCCAGCCGATGGGGACATTCCATGGCAGTGAACTATATTTTGTCTTCCGGCCGGCCGCAATGGACCCGGATCCCGTGAGCCGGAACGTTTCGGACAGGATGATGGAGTACTGGACGCAGTTTGCCCGGAGCGGCAGCCCGGATGGCGGGAAGAACGTTACGTGGCCGCAGTACACTCCTGCAACCGGAAAATACCTTGATATCGGGGAATTCCCCGTACAAAAAACCGGATATTGA
- a CDS encoding DUF2115 domain-containing protein, with protein sequence MSDSLNRNMTDSSEAAEDIFRIACLLKSARTRGELGEILSREVQKYSLNDLQILGGKMNTEIEHLPSTYRKAMVQLRDHVFTCHHHLIVLHRSGEFARLTAPVGNRKRFEAFCNMLPSGMFAVIDTSEGTLHLKKLSFLFYYLLAAFTMFVLEEPAHPVGTRFPGGYNVEMKGSVYYCPVRDKEKEVFYSLCNFCPALQGGEHRNSSTK encoded by the coding sequence ATGAGCGATTCACTGAACCGTAACATGACTGATAGCAGCGAAGCAGCTGAAGATATCTTCCGGATTGCGTGCCTGCTTAAATCTGCCCGGACCAGAGGCGAACTAGGAGAGATCCTTTCTCGGGAAGTACAGAAATATTCTCTCAATGACCTCCAGATCCTTGGGGGAAAAATGAATACAGAGATAGAACATCTGCCTTCTACCTATCGAAAGGCCATGGTCCAGCTTCGGGACCATGTATTCACGTGTCACCATCATCTTATTGTTCTTCACCGTAGCGGAGAATTTGCAAGACTCACTGCACCTGTTGGCAACCGGAAGCGGTTCGAAGCATTCTGCAATATGCTCCCTTCGGGTATGTTTGCGGTGATCGATACCAGCGAAGGGACCCTCCATCTCAAAAAACTTAGTTTCCTTTTCTACTATCTTCTCGCAGCGTTCACTATGTTTGTTCTCGAAGAACCGGCCCATCCGGTGGGAACGCGGTTTCCCGGGGGATATAATGTGGAGATGAAAGGAAGTGTGTATTACTGCCCGGTTCGGGATAAGGAGAAAGAAGTTTTTTACTCGCTGTGTAATTTCTGCCCTGCTCTCCAGGGAGGAGAGCACAGGAACTCATCAACAAAGTAG
- a CDS encoding TetR/AcrR family transcriptional regulator, translating into MPKVIPEYKEDAKRRIIEAAMDVIAERGCDQMTIDDVAKKLNVTKGAVYWYFKSKEELVAAVLKKFQDTIERTGFESFYNRPIEDVFSNLFERFSLTDDRQRAIFFEMFALAARNSDVRHATREYYMGLVSTFEEAIKREKKRHFIQTQADPHTLALLMVALYSGLQNYEMVWMFQNEIRDLWMEGTKILLKPSYTGTYGEEKK; encoded by the coding sequence ATGCCCAAGGTAATCCCGGAATATAAAGAGGATGCAAAACGCCGCATCATAGAAGCCGCAATGGATGTTATCGCAGAACGCGGCTGCGATCAGATGACGATAGATGATGTGGCAAAAAAACTTAACGTTACCAAAGGTGCGGTCTACTGGTACTTCAAGAGTAAAGAGGAACTTGTTGCTGCGGTCTTAAAAAAATTCCAGGATACTATTGAGCGGACAGGTTTTGAATCGTTTTATAACCGTCCCATCGAAGATGTCTTCTCAAATCTGTTCGAACGGTTCTCCTTAACCGATGACCGGCAGCGGGCAATTTTTTTTGAGATGTTTGCCCTTGCTGCCCGGAATTCTGATGTCCGGCATGCAACCCGGGAATATTATATGGGACTCGTCTCCACGTTTGAAGAGGCAATCAAGAGAGAAAAGAAACGGCATTTCATCCAGACCCAGGCAGACCCCCATACACTTGCCCTCCTGATGGTGGCCCTGTACTCGGGCCTCCAGAATTATGAGATGGTCTGGATGTTCCAGAACGAGATTCGGGATCTCTGGATGGAAGGGACAAAGATCCTTCTCAAACCATCCTATACCGGCACGTACGGGGAAGAGAAAAAGTAA
- a CDS encoding OsmC family protein produces MKTTPTTTMTKPSATVSSAGGLKFVATTNMGNEIFFEPGPALGGSGKYPNPMEYYIASIGGCAAIKTTIDLAAMGTPPVSLSVNVDCTRSETLPQILRTIHVTFTLKGNLDNAKVAAVIEHVMTLHCQVAVMAAASAKMTWEYRIEPC; encoded by the coding sequence ATGAAGACAACACCAACCACAACCATGACAAAACCGTCCGCAACCGTATCATCGGCCGGCGGCCTGAAATTTGTAGCAACAACGAACATGGGCAATGAGATATTCTTTGAGCCGGGCCCGGCACTTGGCGGGAGCGGGAAGTACCCCAACCCGATGGAGTATTATATTGCATCGATCGGGGGATGTGCAGCAATCAAGACCACAATCGATCTTGCTGCCATGGGAACCCCCCCAGTGTCGTTGTCAGTGAACGTTGACTGTACCCGGAGCGAGACGCTTCCCCAGATTCTCAGGACAATTCACGTGACCTTCACCCTGAAAGGAAACCTGGACAACGCAAAGGTGGCTGCGGTGATTGAACATGTCATGACGCTCCATTGCCAGGTTGCCGTGATGGCGGCCGCTTCCGCGAAAATGACCTGGGAGTACCGGATTGAACCCTGCTGA
- a CDS encoding MBL fold metallo-hydrolase — protein MTEHLLRPADRVEITVLVDNYIDIFVPPSTPVDHRLPFNTGRQILAEHGLSCFVRVFSGKKEHAILLDAGLSRECMAWNARQLGIPLAGAEAVVLSHGHFDHIGGLEGVFSGAGRQIPLVVHPDAFLKRRLNGPNGIAALPQLDAVVLKKSGADILKRTGPSRLAGGHLIVTGEVERKTDFENGMPGMEMFVSDRWQADPIRDDQALVINVKDKGLVIISGCAHAGIINTVEYARKITGVDLVHAVLGGFHLTGPAFAPVIQPTIDAMKRINPDYVVPMHCTGWDAINRFMAAMPGKCILNTTGTTYVF, from the coding sequence ATGACTGAACATCTGTTAAGACCGGCCGATCGTGTGGAAATCACCGTTCTTGTCGATAACTACATTGATATCTTTGTGCCGCCCTCAACTCCCGTTGACCACCGTCTTCCGTTCAACACGGGCCGCCAGATCCTGGCTGAGCACGGCCTCTCCTGCTTTGTCCGGGTATTCTCCGGCAAAAAGGAGCACGCGATCCTGCTCGATGCCGGGCTGTCCCGGGAATGCATGGCATGGAATGCCCGGCAGCTGGGCATCCCGCTTGCCGGCGCAGAGGCGGTGGTTCTGAGCCACGGGCACTTCGATCATATCGGCGGGCTTGAAGGAGTCTTCTCCGGGGCAGGACGGCAGATACCGCTCGTTGTCCACCCGGATGCTTTCCTGAAACGGCGGTTGAACGGCCCGAATGGTATTGCTGCGCTTCCCCAGCTGGACGCGGTAGTGCTGAAAAAATCCGGGGCTGATATCCTCAAGCGCACCGGACCCTCGAGACTCGCTGGTGGCCACCTGATCGTGACCGGGGAAGTGGAGCGGAAGACCGATTTCGAGAACGGTATGCCCGGGATGGAGATGTTTGTCAGTGACCGGTGGCAGGCCGATCCTATCCGGGATGACCAGGCACTCGTGATCAACGTGAAGGATAAGGGGCTTGTCATCATAAGTGGCTGTGCCCATGCCGGGATCATCAACACGGTGGAGTACGCGAGGAAGATAACCGGGGTCGATTTGGTCCATGCAGTTTTAGGCGGGTTCCATCTCACCGGCCCGGCATTTGCACCGGTAATCCAGCCAACCATTGATGCCATGAAACGGATCAACCCGGATTACGTTGTACCCATGCACTGCACCGGGTGGGATGCAATCAACCGGTTCATGGCAGCGATGCCGGGGAAATGCATCCTGAACACAACCGGGACAACCTACGTGTTCTGA
- a CDS encoding MIP/aquaporin family protein: MASLTCRSLTECVGTLLLVYFGAGAAAITLMIAHGTKPASSFNIGIGQLGGLGDWFAIGISFGIVIAAVIYALGRVSGAHINPAVTIALWATKRFSLGETVAYVLAQCIGAAIGSTLFFLTVGMDAVTIGGLGATAPFPGIGYGQAILVEAIATFVLMLVIMGVAVDKRAPTGFAGLIIGLTVAGMITATGNIAGASLNPARTFGPYIMDFLLGGPNLWTFFPIYIIGPVVGAIVAAVFYDRITAEQ, from the coding sequence ATGGCATCGCTGACCTGCCGCAGCCTTACGGAATGTGTAGGAACCCTGCTCCTTGTGTATTTTGGGGCGGGTGCTGCGGCCATAACGCTGATGATCGCTCACGGGACCAAACCGGCATCGTCGTTCAACATAGGTATCGGCCAGCTCGGCGGGCTCGGAGACTGGTTTGCCATAGGTATCTCGTTTGGTATCGTGATTGCCGCGGTCATCTATGCGCTTGGCCGGGTTTCAGGGGCACATATCAACCCTGCAGTAACGATTGCCCTGTGGGCAACGAAACGGTTCTCGCTCGGGGAGACCGTGGCATACGTACTTGCCCAGTGTATCGGCGCAGCAATCGGAAGTACGCTCTTCTTCTTAACGGTTGGAATGGACGCGGTGACTATCGGGGGTCTTGGAGCAACGGCACCCTTCCCCGGTATCGGGTACGGGCAGGCAATCCTTGTTGAGGCAATTGCAACCTTTGTCCTGATGCTTGTCATCATGGGCGTTGCTGTTGACAAGCGTGCCCCAACAGGTTTTGCGGGACTCATTATCGGTCTCACGGTTGCCGGTATGATCACCGCAACCGGCAATATTGCGGGAGCGTCCCTCAACCCGGCCCGGACATTTGGCCCCTATATCATGGACTTTCTTTTGGGAGGTCCGAACCTCTGGACATTCTTCCCGATCTACATAATAGGCCCGGTTGTCGGCGCGATTGTTGCAGCAGTTTTCTATGACCGGATTACCGCGGAACAATAA
- the pscS gene encoding O-phospho-L-seryl-tRNA:Cys-tRNA synthase, translating to MRCANGIEARQVDELFINIDPIQAAGRLTADAMKAVMAYGDGYSVCDNCRKPNRLDYISKPPIAEFHKDVASWLGMDTVRTVPGARRGFQAVANTYVQKGDPVLLTSLSHYTEFMAVEEAGGIPREIPADSNKIITADAAAMKIEEVKREFGRPPVLAFIDHVDYQFGNMHDIRSIAKVTRENDVPIVYNGAYTVGTLPVNGKDLGVDFIVGSGHKSMAAPAPSGILAATAERAAEVFRTTTIVGDVTNRKFGIKEPEMMGCTLMGATLIGMMASFPHVKERVKHFDKELENNRIVLDALLSIEGTKILSEFPRKHTMTRIDTIASFDKVAESHKKRGFYLSGALEEKGVTGIIPGATKVWKFNTYGMTRIQAEYLGKVFVDIARENGLVVNP from the coding sequence ATGAGATGCGCAAATGGCATTGAAGCGCGGCAGGTCGACGAACTGTTCATCAACATCGATCCGATCCAGGCCGCCGGCCGGCTCACTGCCGATGCCATGAAAGCAGTCATGGCTTACGGGGACGGGTACTCGGTCTGCGACAACTGCCGCAAGCCAAACCGGCTCGACTACATCAGTAAACCCCCTATTGCTGAATTCCACAAGGATGTGGCATCCTGGCTTGGCATGGATACGGTCCGTACGGTTCCCGGTGCCCGCCGGGGATTCCAGGCAGTTGCAAATACGTACGTGCAGAAAGGCGACCCGGTCCTCCTCACCTCATTATCCCACTATACTGAATTCATGGCGGTTGAAGAAGCAGGGGGAATTCCCCGGGAGATCCCTGCCGACAGCAACAAAATTATTACTGCTGATGCAGCCGCGATGAAAATCGAAGAAGTCAAACGGGAATTCGGCCGTCCGCCCGTTCTTGCCTTTATAGATCATGTGGATTACCAGTTTGGCAATATGCACGATATCCGGTCAATTGCAAAAGTTACCCGCGAGAACGATGTCCCGATCGTGTACAATGGCGCATACACGGTTGGAACGCTGCCGGTGAACGGCAAAGATCTCGGTGTCGATTTCATTGTCGGGTCGGGTCACAAGAGCATGGCAGCACCGGCCCCCTCCGGCATTCTTGCGGCAACTGCCGAGCGTGCGGCCGAAGTATTCCGCACGACAACCATTGTCGGTGATGTCACGAACAGGAAATTCGGGATCAAGGAGCCCGAGATGATGGGCTGTACTCTCATGGGGGCAACCCTCATCGGCATGATGGCCTCATTTCCGCACGTAAAAGAACGGGTGAAACATTTCGATAAGGAACTGGAAAATAACCGGATCGTTCTCGATGCACTGCTTTCCATTGAGGGGACGAAGATCCTTTCAGAATTTCCCCGCAAACACACGATGACCCGGATCGACACCATAGCATCCTTCGATAAGGTCGCAGAATCCCACAAGAAGCGGGGCTTCTATCTTTCAGGCGCCCTTGAGGAAAAAGGGGTGACCGGCATTATCCCCGGGGCAACGAAAGTCTGGAAATTCAATACCTATGGCATGACCCGCATCCAGGCAGAATATCTCGGGAAGGTATTTGTCGATATTGCCCGCGAGAACGGCCTTGTGGTAAACCCGTAA
- a CDS encoding 4Fe-4S binding protein — translation MQITKSIRRSIGTVLLTAGLAYPACAAVCPKGIGGCTSPGRCFLFLDADGNSLCDYTGRTGSQTVSNAIPSGPGTSAQVPAAPQPDISATQMPVPTMSSVSADTTNTVIQQTTSGGFLETIHVSAFLSGVILFLVFTGIIFALLMARLPGTRKQETGTALALVSLFGLNLSLVATSLLAGGTAVGITSSLIYMVAGPLLVAYLWHAGRMTQRIILLLAGLATFAGFVFLSPIMPLELGGIVNVITGTSALSIAIIVICAVILLALLVGRTFCGSVCPVGSLQELAYIIPVKKIVPRKKEILELIRLVFFIATAAAAISLIDLMAYTGLYDLFSLTLTAGFAVAAGLILLSAFLYRPVCRILCPFGVLFSMFAEFSWFRLQRTETCIGCKKCERACPASTAGRNDGKRECYLCGRCTEACPVPTALRYGR, via the coding sequence ATGCAGATTACAAAATCCATCCGACGTTCCATAGGAACCGTCCTCCTTACTGCAGGACTCGCATATCCGGCGTGTGCCGCAGTGTGCCCGAAAGGGATAGGCGGATGCACCTCTCCGGGAAGGTGTTTCCTGTTCCTGGATGCCGATGGCAACAGTTTATGCGATTATACCGGACGGACCGGTTCTCAGACCGTGTCAAATGCCATTCCTTCCGGGCCTGGAACCTCTGCCCAGGTACCGGCAGCACCGCAACCGGATATATCCGCAACTCAAATGCCGGTACCGACAATGAGTTCGGTATCAGCGGATACAACAAACACTGTTATTCAGCAGACAACGTCCGGGGGATTTCTGGAAACCATCCACGTATCCGCGTTCCTGTCCGGCGTGATCTTATTCCTTGTCTTCACCGGTATCATCTTCGCTCTCCTGATGGCACGACTGCCCGGGACTCGTAAACAGGAAACCGGGACGGCACTTGCCCTTGTATCGCTTTTCGGCCTTAACCTTTCGCTGGTTGCGACTTCACTTCTCGCGGGGGGTACCGCGGTTGGAATCACATCCTCCCTGATCTACATGGTGGCTGGCCCGCTGCTCGTTGCATACCTTTGGCATGCCGGCAGGATGACCCAACGGATCATACTCCTATTAGCAGGGCTTGCCACGTTTGCCGGTTTCGTATTCCTGTCGCCGATAATGCCCCTGGAACTCGGGGGAATTGTGAATGTAATTACCGGAACCTCGGCTCTCAGTATTGCTATTATCGTGATCTGTGCTGTTATCCTGCTTGCACTCCTTGTGGGCCGGACGTTCTGCGGGAGCGTCTGCCCGGTGGGATCCCTGCAGGAACTGGCGTATATCATTCCGGTGAAAAAAATTGTTCCCCGTAAGAAAGAAATTCTTGAATTAATCCGGCTTGTCTTCTTCATAGCAACCGCGGCTGCTGCCATCTCTCTCATCGACCTGATGGCGTATACTGGCCTGTACGATCTCTTCTCTCTCACGCTCACTGCGGGATTTGCCGTTGCCGCAGGACTCATACTGCTCTCGGCATTCCTGTACCGTCCGGTCTGCCGGATTCTCTGCCCGTTTGGCGTCCTCTTCTCGATGTTTGCGGAGTTCAGCTGGTTCCGGCTGCAACGCACAGAGACCTGTATCGGGTGCAAAAAATGCGAGAGGGCCTGCCCTGCATCAACAGCTGGCAGGAACGATGGGAAACGGGAGTGCTATCTCTGCGGCCGGTGTACGGAAGCCTGCCCGGTACCAACAGCACTCAGGTACGGCCGGTGA
- a CDS encoding DUF2284 domain-containing protein, whose amino-acid sequence MNDGKKESGDFAFLVQAARALGAADAKVIPASDVIVENRVPLKCRAGCIGYGKKLTCPPNVPTPDEFRKILSEYRYALLVKFISPAKAEPDVICSIYRYWLDPEAPADKKEQATQFWKDHFNGTGAFAPMMLELEKTAFNAGNPLALAFVNGSCRLCETCNVKAGICVHPTQARIPEHAVGVNMVKTAEKAGMPIRFPVQGNPELMALLLID is encoded by the coding sequence ATGAATGACGGTAAGAAAGAATCAGGGGATTTCGCATTCCTCGTGCAGGCAGCCCGCGCGCTCGGTGCTGCTGATGCCAAAGTTATCCCCGCATCGGATGTGATTGTCGAAAACCGCGTGCCCCTGAAGTGCCGGGCCGGCTGCATCGGGTACGGCAAAAAACTCACCTGCCCGCCCAACGTCCCAACCCCTGACGAGTTCCGGAAGATCCTCTCGGAGTACCGGTACGCCCTGCTCGTGAAATTTATCTCGCCGGCAAAAGCCGAACCGGATGTGATCTGCTCGATCTACCGGTACTGGCTCGACCCGGAAGCCCCGGCGGATAAGAAAGAGCAGGCAACGCAGTTCTGGAAAGATCATTTCAATGGCACCGGTGCGTTCGCCCCGATGATGCTCGAACTGGAGAAGACCGCGTTCAATGCCGGCAATCCCTTAGCCCTTGCCTTTGTCAACGGCTCGTGTCGGCTCTGCGAGACCTGCAACGTGAAGGCCGGTATCTGCGTTCATCCCACACAGGCCCGGATTCCCGAGCATGCCGTTGGCGTCAACATGGTGAAGACTGCAGAAAAGGCGGGAATGCCGATACGTTTCCCCGTGCAGGGAAACCCGGAGCTTATGGCGCTCCTGCTTATCGATTAA